One segment of Carya illinoinensis cultivar Pawnee chromosome 13, C.illinoinensisPawnee_v1, whole genome shotgun sequence DNA contains the following:
- the LOC122291324 gene encoding uncharacterized protein LOC122291324 produces the protein MASIYSCAECGTNLNLRTVHLFPPDFYFEAGNKGTLSFSSVDSSKFRFEKEDKIRPFFETVNYWGIQRKRTKIKCNSCGRLVGYIYDDGPPLTDSPGQFHMGPSQVIPRAPRYRFKIKALQITTET, from the coding sequence ATGGCTTCCATCTACAGCTGCGCGGAGTGCGGGACCAACCTCAACCTTCGCACAGTGCATCTCTTCCCACCGGACTTCTACTTCGAGGCCGGCAACAAGGGTACGCTTTCCTTCTCGAGTGTCGACTCCTCCAAATTCCGGTTCGAGAAGGAGGACAAGATCAGACCCTTCTTCGAGACCGTCAATTACTGGGGGATCCAGAGGAAGAGGACCAAGATCAAATGCAATAGCTGCGGGCGTCTCGTCGGCTACATCTACGACGACGGTCCTCCTCTCACAGACAGCCCCGGTCAATTCCACATGGGTCCTAGCCAAGTCATACCCAGAGCTCCCAGGTATAGGTTCAAGATCAAGGCGCTTCAGATCACAACGGAAACCTGA